The sequence AGCGTTCGAAGTGTTGAATGACGAGAACAAACGTGCGCAATACGACCAATATGGCCATGCGGATCCTAACCAAGGGTTCGGCGGGTTTGGTGGTGGCGGTTCTGCGGATGGTTTCGGATTCGAAGATATTTTCAGTACGTTCTTTGGTGGAGGCGGTGGAAGACGCCGTGATCCAAATGCGCCAAGAAAAGGCGATGACCTCCAATATACGATGACCATCGATTTCATGGAGGCTGTATTTGGGAAAGAAACTGAAATTGAAGTTCCGCGCGAGGAAGAATGCGATACATGTGATGGTTCAGGTGCCAAAAAAGGTACTCCTGTCAATACGTGTACGAATTGCGGTGGTTCAGGTCAGATTTCAGTAACACAAAATACGCCACTCGGACAAATGGTTAATCGACGGACATGTCCACAATGTCAAGGAACAGGTAAAATCATTCCTGAGAAATGTTCAACATGCCACGGAGCAGGTAGAGTTACGAAACGCAAGAAGATTAAAGTAACAATTCCGGCAGGTGTTGACAATGGGCAGCAGTTGCGTGTGAATGGACAGGGTGAGGCAGGAGTTAACGGCGGTCCTTCGGGAGATTTGTACATCGTATTCCGAGTAAAAGATCATGAACGGTTTATCCGTGAAGAAGACGATATCTATCTTGAGGTACCGATGACGTTCCCGCAGATGGCGCTTGGTGATGAACTAGAAGTTCCTACAGTTCATGGGAATGTTAAGTTGAAAATACCCGCAGGAACCCAAACGGGAACGAACTTCCGTTTACGCGGCAAAGGCATCAAAAATGTACACGGTCATGGAACAGGGGATCAGCATGTAATTGTAAAAGTGATTACTCCTAAGAAAATGACTGAAAAACAAAAAGAGCTGCTACGTGAGTTTGCGTCAATCGAAGGTAACTCTCCGGATGAGTACTCCAGCACTTTTTTTGATAAAATCAAGCGTACAATCAAAGGTGACTGAAAGGGATGAAAGCTGTTGAAATGGTCCGAAATCTCCATCCATACAACACATGAAGCGACTGAAGCGGTTGCAAATATTTTGCATGAAGCAGGTGCCAGCGGTGTCATCATTGAAGATTCCCATGAACCTGACAGAATCCATGAAGATAAATTCGGTGAAATCTACGAACTTAAGAAAGAAGATTTTCCTGAAGAAGGCGTCATCGTCAAAGCTTATTTACCGGTCAACAGTTTCCTTATAGAAACCGTAAAAGAAATCAGTGAATCTGTTGATAATCTTGTTGAATATGGGCTCGATGTAGGTATAAATCTTGTCAGTACGAACGAAGTTGATGAAGAGGACTGGGCAACGTCTTGGAAAAAGTATTATCATCCAGTCAAAATATCAGAAAGATTCACGATTGTTCCCACTTGGGAAGACTATGAATTGGTCGATTCAGATGAATTGATTATTGAACTCGATCCGGGGATGGCTTTCGGTACAGGGACGCATCCAACGACAGTCATGTGTCTTCAAGCGCTTGAAAAGTATGTGAAAAAAGGTGATTCAGTCATCGATGTTGGCACCGGTTCAGGGGTGTTGTCAATCGGAGCTGCGCTTCTTGGTGCAAAGACTGTTCATGCATTAGACCTCGATGAAGTCGCTGTTACTGCAGCGAAAGAGAATATTCAGTTGAATAAAGTCCAGGAGATCGTACAGGTTACGCATGGCAATCTGTTGGATTCGATTAAAGAACCGGCATCCGTTATTGTGGCAAACATTCTTGCTGAAGTGATTATGACATTTTCACAAGATGCCTACGCGATTCTACCTGAAGGCGGCCTGTTCATAGTTTCCGGAATCATTGCCCAAAAACGGGATCTCGTGAAAGATGACCTTGTTTCAAAAGGATTTGAAATTATCGAATCAGTTCTAATGGAAGATTGGGTTGCCATCATCGCTGCTAAAAGGAGCGTGTAACTGTTGCAACGCTATTTCCTCGAGAATACATTCGATGAAGATGATCGATCTGAAATTTGCGGTGAAGACGGTAAGCATATTGTCAGAGTAATGAGGATGTCCATTGGTGATCAGCTAATTGGCGTCGCTAATGAAGAAGCTCATATAGCAGAAATTATAAGCATTTTACCGGATGGAGTGGAAATTCGTAAAATCGAAGGTCCACTTCCTTCCAATGAAATGCCTGTGAAAGTTTCGATTGCATGTGGACTGCCAAAAGGGGATAAGCTTGATTTGATTGTCCAAAAAGGGACTGAATTAGGTATGACGGCGATCCTTCCATTTGAAGCAGAAAGGTCAATTGTCAAATGGGATGAGAAAAAAGGCGGTAAAAAAGTTGATAGATTACGGAAAATTGCTAAGGAAGCGGCTGAGCAATGTCATCGCACAGTCGTTCCAATGGTTGAAAATCCGAAATCGTTTAAACAATTGATACAAGCCTCCTCGTCGTTCGATGTGTGCCTATTCGCTGATGAAGAAGATGCAAAAAGTGAACTTCCTAATAAAATTGCAGATAGATTGAAAAACGTGTATGATAAACAGTCAGTATTAGTCGTTTTTGGGCCGGAAGGCGGTCTATCAAGGAAAGAGGCGGAAATGCTCATTTCCGCCAACTTTCTTCCTGTCTCACTGGGACCGCGTATCCTGAGAACGGAAACGGCCCCATTATATGTCTTGTCCGCAATGTCTTACGAATTTGAATGAAAGAGGTGAGCAGCTAGTGTCTTCTGTTGCTTTTCATACATTAGGCTGCAAAGTGAACCATTACGAAACGGAAGCGATTTGGCAATTATTCAAAGACGCCGGGTACGATCGTTCTGAATTCGAAAAAAATGCAGACGTGTATGTTATTAATACATGTACCGTTACAAATACTGGAGATAAGAAAAGCCGCCAGGTGATCAGACGTGCAGTTCGAAAGAATCCTGACGCCGTTATTTGTGTAACGGGTTGTTATGCCCAGACCTCGCCGGCGGAAATTATGGCCATTCCTGGCGTTGATATTGTTGTCGGCACACAGGACCGTACAAAGCTGCTTGGACTGATCGACGAATATAGAGTTGAACGTCAGCCGATCAATGCTGTGCGGAACATCATGAAGAATCGTGTATACGAAGAATTGGATGTGCCCGCC is a genomic window of Sporosarcina oncorhynchi containing:
- the dnaJ gene encoding molecular chaperone DnaJ encodes the protein MSKRDYYEALGVPKTASKEEIRKAYRKLSKQFHPDLNKEAGAEDKFKEITEAFEVLNDENKRAQYDQYGHADPNQGFGGFGGGGSADGFGFEDIFSTFFGGGGGRRRDPNAPRKGDDLQYTMTIDFMEAVFGKETEIEVPREEECDTCDGSGAKKGTPVNTCTNCGGSGQISVTQNTPLGQMVNRRTCPQCQGTGKIIPEKCSTCHGAGRVTKRKKIKVTIPAGVDNGQQLRVNGQGEAGVNGGPSGDLYIVFRVKDHERFIREEDDIYLEVPMTFPQMALGDELEVPTVHGNVKLKIPAGTQTGTNFRLRGKGIKNVHGHGTGDQHVIVKVITPKKMTEKQKELLREFASIEGNSPDEYSSTFFDKIKRTIKGD
- the prmA gene encoding 50S ribosomal protein L11 methyltransferase, which gives rise to MKWSEISIHTTHEATEAVANILHEAGASGVIIEDSHEPDRIHEDKFGEIYELKKEDFPEEGVIVKAYLPVNSFLIETVKEISESVDNLVEYGLDVGINLVSTNEVDEEDWATSWKKYYHPVKISERFTIVPTWEDYELVDSDELIIELDPGMAFGTGTHPTTVMCLQALEKYVKKGDSVIDVGTGSGVLSIGAALLGAKTVHALDLDEVAVTAAKENIQLNKVQEIVQVTHGNLLDSIKEPASVIVANILAEVIMTFSQDAYAILPEGGLFIVSGIIAQKRDLVKDDLVSKGFEIIESVLMEDWVAIIAAKRSV
- a CDS encoding 16S rRNA (uracil(1498)-N(3))-methyltransferase, which gives rise to MQRYFLENTFDEDDRSEICGEDGKHIVRVMRMSIGDQLIGVANEEAHIAEIISILPDGVEIRKIEGPLPSNEMPVKVSIACGLPKGDKLDLIVQKGTELGMTAILPFEAERSIVKWDEKKGGKKVDRLRKIAKEAAEQCHRTVVPMVENPKSFKQLIQASSSFDVCLFADEEDAKSELPNKIADRLKNVYDKQSVLVVFGPEGGLSRKEAEMLISANFLPVSLGPRILRTETAPLYVLSAMSYEFE